The Romeriopsis navalis LEGE 11480 genome includes the window TGACCCAAGTTTTTGGGAGGGGTTGACCGATGTGGGGAAGTTGACTGATGTGGTGCTGGACAGCCATCAGTATTTCAGGCAGACCACGATTGGTGAGGAGATTCGTCGTCAGAACTTTCTCAAGGTTAGGAAAGCGACCACGCAGTTGGCCCTCATTGACTTGGCATTGGCGATCTTGCTTTTCGTTTTTGACAATCAGGGTGGGGCTAGCATCACTGAGAAGTTCAACAACTTCGAGCCAGTAGTTGAAGTCGGTATTATCTTGGCGAGTATCGGCAACGAGAACGTAGAGAGAACGTTTGGTCAGAAAGAATTGGTGGGTAGCGTGATAGATTTCTTGGCCGCCAAAGTCCCAAATATTGATACGAAGAGGATTACCGCTGAAATGCTCAAAACTGAAGCTGAGAACATCAATGCCTTCAGTGGATTCCTCTGGGGTCTGGCTATTCTCTAGTTTCAGCTCATATTTAACGTCAATTAGCTTATTGGCAAGTGTCGTCTTGCCTGCTCCGCCTTCGCCAATTAATAGCAGCTTCGCTTCATAAATATAATCCGTTTGGCCTTCTATAAGCTGACAATAATAACTTAAGATAGCCAATCCATCCTGACGTCTAATTTCAGGTGGTAGAGAACTCAGCGGGTTACCTTGAAGCGCAAATGAATTTATCATTTTTAAGTCAACAATTGATTTTGGCAAATCCTCCAGTTTGTTATAACTAATATCTAATGAAATAAGGTTCTTTAGATT containing:
- a CDS encoding leucine-rich repeat domain-containing protein codes for the protein MMEPDILLDMIELVMQNDWEELSFPSAGISTLPESIGQLTNLTSLDLRDNQLVSLPESIGQLTNLTSLDLRDNQLVSLPESIGQLTRLKSLLLSGNPITNLPDSVSQLDKFTSLNLSFTGLQEVPKWIADLTNLTSLDLSNNYLTSLPESIVQLRNLISLDLSSNCFEEFPDQIARLKSLTSLNIRSNKFGGLPDQICELSSLTFFNLSHCSLIALPVSMGNLKNLISLDISYNKLEDLPKSIVDLKMINSFALQGNPLSSLPPEIRRQDGLAILSYYCQLIEGQTDYIYEAKLLLIGEGGAGKTTLANKLIDVKYELKLENSQTPEESTEGIDVLSFSFEHFSGNPLRINIWDFGGQEIYHATHQFFLTKRSLYVLVADTRQDNTDFNYWLEVVELLSDASPTLIVKNEKQDRQCQVNEGQLRGRFPNLEKVLTTNLLTNRGLPEILMAVQHHISQLPHIGQPLPKTWV